In Procambarus clarkii isolate CNS0578487 chromosome 74, FALCON_Pclarkii_2.0, whole genome shotgun sequence, one DNA window encodes the following:
- the LOC138356859 gene encoding mucin-22-like yields the protein MTPPVLEWQARDSSSVEVTAQDASSVGVAGQDASSVGVAGQDASSVVVTGQDASSVVVADQDASSVGGTGQDASSVGVTGQDASSVGVTGQDASSVVVADQDASSVGVTDQDASSVGVAGQDASSVGVAGQDASSVGVTDHDASSGVVAGQDASSMGVADQDASSGVLTGQDASSVGVADQDASSVGVADQDASSVGVAGQDASSV from the coding sequence ATGACgcctccagtgttggagtggcagGCCCGGGACTCCTCCAGTGTTGAAGTGACAGCGCAGGACgcctccagtgttggagtggcagGCCAGGACgcctccagtgttggagtggcagGTCAGGACGCCTccagtgttgtagtgacaggcCAGGACGCCTCCAGTGTTGTAGTGGCAGACCAGGACGCCTCCAGTGTTGGAGGGACAGGCCAGGACGCCTCCAGTGTAGGAGTGACAGGCCAGGACGCCTCCAGTGTTGGAGTGACAGGCCAGGACGCCTCCAGTGTTGTAGTGGCAGACCAGGACGCCTCCAGTGTTGGAGTGACAGACCAGGACgcctccagtgttggagtggcagGTCAGGATgcctccagtgttggagtggcagGCCAGGACGCCTCCAGTGTTGGAGTGACAGACCATGACGCCTCCAGTGGTGTAGTGGCAGGCCAGGACGCCTCCAGTATGGGAGTGGCAGACCAGGACGCCTCCAGTGGTGTATTAACAGGTCAGGATGCCTCCAGTGTTGGGGTGGCAGACCAGGATgcctccagtgttggagtggcagATCAGGATgcctccagtgttggagtggcagGCCAGGACGCCTCCAGTGTTTAA